Proteins found in one Physeter macrocephalus isolate SW-GA chromosome 17, ASM283717v5, whole genome shotgun sequence genomic segment:
- the MPHOSPH6 gene encoding M-phase phosphoprotein 6, whose translation MAAERKTKLSKNVLRMKFMQRGLDSETKKQLEEEEKKIISEEHWYLDLPELKEKESFIIEEQSFLLCEDLLYGRMSFRGFNPEVEKLMLQMNAKNKAEEVEEETVELDVSDEEMARRYETLVGTIGKKFAKKRDRANYEEDENGDLKPIKTKKMFLKPQD comes from the exons TTCATGCAAAGGGGACTGGACTCAGAAACCAAGAAACAactagaagaggaagaaaagaaaatcattagtGAAGAGCACTGGTACTTGGATTTGCCTGAGCTTAAAGAGAAAGA GAGTTTCATAATAGAAGAGCAGAGTTTCTTGTTATGTGAAGATCTTCTCTACGGAAGAATGTCATTCAGAGGATTTAATCCTGAGGTTGAG aaattaatgCTTCAGATGAATGCTAAGAACAAAGCAGAAGAAGTTGAAGAGGAAACAGTGGAGCTCGATGTGTCAGATGAAGAAATGGCTAGAAG ATACGAGACCTTGGTGGGGACAATTGGGAAAAAGTTTGCCAAAAAAAGAGACCGTGCCAATTATGAAGAAGATGAAAATGGAGACCTAAAACCAATTAAAACAAAGAAGATGTTCTTAAAGCCCCAAGATTAA